A stretch of the Anaeromyxobacter sp. genome encodes the following:
- a CDS encoding HNH endonuclease, protein MKKRLKYVDVNGIKIEPRLFEAAVHSGGISVGFGDEVPYDENYPWLFDADGPIEPLHVATWNFFKGNLRPKKDGEVIHHIDCDKLNATISNLGIGTPRAHGLAHAAKRQKFTYRKRWHLGGLYRPQAEAEVRELGFIEELRYREQLLAREAQRAEDAAKLRAWIEAARSTSGPSSPPNPGPATPPPVRDLVAAEKVLAAALPRLRAELDHLDSGEKIPPPASRPCRRDRLLDLGRIRRGCTPGEAAVVRLLVKHHFDLDAAAGEVKVPVGLMAKMKKTTAVDLAIQSWLDCGRLPPPCSPKKLRPYADKARRAV, encoded by the coding sequence ATGAAGAAGAGGCTGAAGTACGTGGACGTCAACGGCATCAAGATCGAGCCGCGCCTCTTCGAGGCCGCCGTCCACTCGGGCGGGATCTCCGTCGGCTTTGGCGACGAGGTCCCCTACGACGAGAACTACCCCTGGCTCTTCGACGCAGACGGGCCCATCGAACCCCTCCACGTCGCGACCTGGAACTTCTTCAAGGGCAACCTCCGCCCGAAGAAGGACGGCGAGGTCATCCACCACATCGACTGCGACAAGCTGAACGCCACCATCTCGAACCTCGGCATCGGGACGCCTCGTGCCCACGGCCTCGCCCACGCGGCCAAGCGCCAGAAGTTCACGTACCGGAAGCGTTGGCACCTCGGCGGTCTCTACCGGCCGCAGGCCGAGGCCGAGGTCAGGGAGCTCGGCTTCATCGAGGAGCTACGCTACCGGGAGCAGCTCCTCGCCCGTGAGGCGCAGCGAGCGGAGGACGCGGCGAAGCTGAGGGCGTGGATCGAGGCGGCGCGCTCCACGAGCGGGCCCTCGTCCCCGCCGAACCCAGGGCCGGCCACGCCGCCGCCGGTGCGCGACCTCGTCGCCGCCGAAAAGGTGCTCGCCGCCGCTCTTCCGCGCCTCCGTGCCGAGCTCGACCACCTGGACAGCGGCGAGAAGATCCCGCCGCCCGCGTCTCGTCCGTGTCGCCGAGACCGCCTCCTCGACCTCGGCCGCATCCGGCGCGGCTGCACGCCGGGCGAGGCGGCTGTCGTGCGGCTCCTCGTGAAGCACCACTTCGACCTCGACGCCGCCGCCGGGGAGGTGAAGGTCCCCGTGGGCCTCATGGCGAAGATGAAGAAGACCACCGCCGTGGACCTGGCCATCCAGAGCTGGCTCGACTGCGGCCGCCTGCCGCCGCCCTGCTCGCCCAAGAAGCTCCGCCCCTACGCAGACAAGGCGCGGCGGGCCGTGTGA
- a CDS encoding DUF86 domain-containing protein gives MSRHDDSVRLRHMLDAAVKAVALTAGKSKTQVAADEIGQLALARLLEIVGEAAGKVSPEYRAAHPELPWAEMSGLRNRLAHAYFDIDLDVLLDIVAKDLPPLIRQVEGLLGEKPA, from the coding sequence ATGTCGCGGCATGACGACTCCGTCCGGCTGCGCCACATGCTCGACGCCGCCGTGAAGGCGGTGGCGCTGACGGCCGGGAAGTCGAAGACGCAGGTGGCGGCCGACGAGATCGGCCAGCTCGCCCTGGCCCGCCTGCTGGAGATCGTGGGCGAAGCGGCGGGGAAGGTCTCCCCGGAGTACCGCGCCGCCCACCCCGAGCTGCCCTGGGCCGAGATGAGCGGCCTACGGAACCGGCTGGCGCACGCCTACTTCGACATCGACCTCGATGTGCTGCTCGACATCGTGGCGAAGGACCTGCCGCCCCTCATCCGGCAGGTCGAGGGTCTGCTGGGCGAGAAGCCCGCGTAG
- a CDS encoding nucleotidyltransferase family protein codes for MSSRLQLDREAVAAFCRRHHVRRLALFGSVLRDDFTPQSDVDVLVEFEPGHVPGLAFFSMEAELSALVGRRVDLNTPGFLSRYFRDQVLAEAETQYVAA; via the coding sequence ATGTCCTCGAGGCTCCAGCTCGACCGGGAGGCGGTCGCCGCGTTCTGCCGGCGGCACCACGTCCGGCGGCTGGCGCTCTTCGGCTCCGTGCTGCGGGACGACTTCACGCCGCAGAGCGACGTGGACGTCCTCGTCGAGTTCGAGCCCGGCCACGTCCCTGGCCTCGCCTTCTTCTCGATGGAGGCAGAGCTGTCGGCGCTCGTCGGCCGGAGGGTGGACCTCAACACCCCGGGCTTCCTGAGCCGCTACTTCCGCGACCAGGTGCTGGCCGAGGCCGAGACCCAGTATGTCGCGGCATGA
- a CDS encoding DUF4215 domain-containing protein — MRPTVTKLLLTTLVPVAFSLLGAGCGGGGDSDGGVAVCDDGNVRSGDGCSSALKVEPGWNCTTPTGGRTACTPISGDGVLVGPEVCDDGNVTAGDGCSPQSLVDLGFECHGVPSVCSALAPRSRTPPTLGAPLTGLTVDQWTWIDVPGATCGDGTQAGFAVLPGTSSELHIYLAGGDYCTDAASCELSLGAGGLRDGATQFQVIEAGLTPFFRDARNPLPAATVVWVSYCTADLHGGARDADYAFSTGSHTIHHRGHSNLVAFLERIAATWPTPSRLVVAGYSAGGFGATVNYDTVRLFWPDAKAYLAVDSGLFLPGPNPVASWPEAVAAWGLQDTIGADCPECVDAPFLLHGFLYRWYPNDRKAFVGCTKDPNLSAFYGLSPTDYAAKLLASTAALDAARWKWLIKACTTHGLANDDQDQFAFNRADLLDAPNWSSVSP, encoded by the coding sequence ATGAGACCCACCGTCACGAAGCTCCTGCTCACCACCTTGGTCCCGGTTGCCTTCTCACTCCTCGGCGCAGGCTGTGGCGGCGGCGGAGACTCTGACGGCGGCGTTGCGGTCTGCGACGACGGAAACGTCAGATCCGGCGACGGCTGCTCGTCGGCTCTCAAGGTGGAGCCAGGCTGGAACTGCACGACCCCGACCGGCGGCAGGACGGCCTGCACGCCGATCTCGGGCGACGGGGTCCTCGTTGGTCCGGAGGTCTGCGATGACGGGAACGTCACCGCTGGTGACGGATGCTCCCCGCAGAGCCTGGTGGATCTTGGCTTCGAGTGCCACGGAGTTCCCAGCGTCTGTTCGGCACTGGCGCCACGCTCCCGGACACCACCGACGCTCGGAGCGCCGCTGACGGGGCTCACGGTGGACCAGTGGACCTGGATCGACGTTCCGGGCGCGACCTGCGGAGACGGAACACAGGCGGGGTTCGCCGTCCTTCCTGGTACGTCGAGCGAGCTCCACATCTACCTGGCCGGGGGTGACTACTGCACAGACGCCGCCAGCTGTGAACTTTCGCTCGGGGCCGGCGGGCTCCGGGACGGAGCCACGCAGTTCCAGGTGATCGAGGCCGGGCTGACGCCCTTCTTCCGGGACGCCCGAAACCCGCTTCCGGCGGCTACTGTCGTCTGGGTCTCGTACTGCACCGCAGACCTACACGGAGGGGCCAGGGACGCGGACTACGCCTTCTCGACTGGGTCCCACACGATCCACCACCGGGGCCACTCCAACCTGGTCGCCTTCCTGGAGCGCATCGCCGCCACCTGGCCCACCCCCTCCAGGCTCGTGGTTGCCGGCTACTCGGCAGGTGGGTTCGGGGCGACGGTCAACTACGACACGGTTCGCCTCTTCTGGCCGGACGCCAAGGCCTACCTCGCAGTGGATTCCGGGCTCTTCCTCCCAGGTCCCAACCCGGTCGCGTCGTGGCCCGAGGCCGTCGCAGCCTGGGGCCTGCAAGACACCATCGGTGCGGACTGCCCCGAGTGCGTCGACGCTCCCTTCCTCCTCCACGGCTTCCTCTACAGGTGGTACCCGAACGACCGGAAGGCGTTCGTGGGCTGCACGAAGGACCCCAACCTCTCAGCCTTCTATGGTCTGTCTCCGACGGACTACGCAGCCAAGCTCCTGGCGAGTACAGCGGCGCTCGACGCGGCGCGCTGGAAGTGGCTCATCAAGGCCTGCACGACCCATGGACTGGCAAACGACGACCAGGACCAATTCGCCTTCAACCGCGCCGACCTCCTCGACGCACCGAACTGGAGCTCGGTCTCTCCATGA
- a CDS encoding DUF1566 domain-containing protein: MPPPSDRRTALLPLLAALAFAALAGCAGAGSSSSSGGSTPSTPRAFLVVDTGQVKTFDALGEIAPPVAEQPFYGQDAQFTGSRPRYSRSADGLTVLDDVTGLTWQKSPDTNGDGTIDSIDKMTLAEARARPAVLNAARYGGYDDWRLPTIKELYSLMDFAGADPSGATGNDTSGLTPFIDRASFDFGYGDTARGERIIDMQYASSTVYVSTTMLGSPTMFGVNFADGRIKGYTLDMSYQGPGDAKFPVRLVRGAAYGENDLADNGDGTISDRAGGLTWTKGDSAAGMTWPEALAWVQARNADNHLGHSDWRLPNAKELQSIVDYTRSPDTTSSAAISPLFTSTGITNEAGKADYPYYWTSTTHESQAGGPGGVIGGAAVYIAFGRAMGYMTAPWDPTLGAWLDVHGAGAQRSDPKEGDPADFPQGRGPQGDAIRIYNFVRMVRGGSSYPLVDTRQSACYDTSAPITCPAPGGAFYGQDAQSAGAQPSHTRSGDGLTVHDAVTGLTWQQGYTSRVGWTAAMAVPATLNAARFGGYSDWRLPTIKELYSIWDASQGWPYLDTTFFAHDPAAVPHGILWSSTRFTGLLESTTDPTVGAAMAFGVNFDTGHIKAYAMEVGPTHGVRCVRGDRYGVNDLQDHGDGTITDQATGLMWAQADSGAGMDWENALAYAQAMNAASYLGHADWRLPSTKELQSIVDYGRSPGATDPARIGPAIDPLFSATPITNEAGDADYPWYWTGTSAKAQASEPYTSAWYVAFGRAVGSDGRDLHGAGAVRFDAKVAGAPGGEGRYFNFVRLVRSAR; encoded by the coding sequence ATGCCCCCGCCGTCCGATCGCCGCACCGCCCTTCTCCCGCTGCTCGCCGCCCTGGCCTTCGCTGCCCTGGCCGGCTGCGCCGGCGCGGGCTCCAGCTCCAGCTCGGGCGGGTCCACGCCCTCCACGCCCCGGGCCTTTCTGGTCGTCGACACCGGGCAGGTGAAGACCTTCGACGCGCTCGGCGAGATCGCGCCGCCGGTCGCCGAGCAGCCTTTCTACGGGCAGGATGCCCAGTTCACCGGGAGCCGGCCCAGGTACTCCCGGAGCGCCGACGGCCTGACGGTCCTCGACGACGTCACCGGCCTCACCTGGCAGAAGAGCCCGGACACGAACGGCGACGGCACGATCGATTCGATCGACAAGATGACCCTCGCCGAGGCCAGGGCACGGCCCGCGGTCCTGAACGCGGCCAGGTACGGCGGCTACGACGACTGGCGCCTGCCCACCATCAAGGAGCTCTACTCGCTCATGGACTTCGCCGGCGCCGATCCGAGCGGCGCCACCGGCAACGACACCTCCGGCCTCACGCCCTTCATCGACCGCGCCTCCTTCGACTTCGGCTACGGCGACACGGCGCGCGGGGAGCGGATCATCGACATGCAGTACGCCTCCAGCACGGTCTACGTGAGCACGACCATGCTCGGGAGCCCGACGATGTTCGGCGTCAACTTCGCCGACGGCCGGATCAAGGGCTACACGCTGGACATGAGCTACCAGGGCCCGGGCGACGCCAAGTTCCCCGTTCGGCTCGTCCGGGGCGCTGCCTACGGCGAGAACGACCTCGCCGACAACGGCGACGGCACCATCTCCGACCGGGCCGGCGGCCTCACCTGGACGAAGGGTGACAGCGCCGCGGGGATGACCTGGCCCGAGGCGCTCGCCTGGGTCCAGGCGCGAAACGCCGACAACCACCTGGGCCACTCCGACTGGCGGCTGCCGAACGCCAAGGAGCTGCAGAGCATCGTGGACTACACCCGCTCCCCGGACACCACCTCGTCGGCGGCCATCAGCCCCCTCTTCACCAGCACCGGCATCACCAACGAAGCCGGCAAGGCCGACTACCCCTACTACTGGACCAGCACGACGCACGAGTCGCAGGCCGGCGGCCCCGGCGGCGTCATCGGCGGCGCGGCCGTCTACATCGCCTTCGGGCGGGCCATGGGCTACATGACGGCCCCTTGGGACCCGACGCTCGGCGCCTGGCTCGACGTCCACGGGGCCGGGGCGCAGCGCAGCGATCCCAAGGAGGGCGACCCCGCCGACTTCCCTCAGGGGCGCGGCCCCCAGGGAGACGCCATCCGCATCTACAACTTCGTCCGCATGGTTCGCGGCGGCAGCTCCTACCCGCTCGTCGATACCAGGCAGTCGGCCTGCTACGACACCTCGGCCCCGATCACCTGCCCCGCCCCGGGCGGCGCGTTCTACGGCCAGGATGCCCAGTCCGCGGGCGCCCAGCCCAGCCACACCAGGAGCGGTGATGGCCTGACCGTCCACGACGCGGTGACGGGGTTGACGTGGCAACAGGGCTACACCTCCCGCGTGGGCTGGACGGCGGCCATGGCCGTTCCTGCCACCCTCAACGCCGCCCGCTTCGGCGGCTACTCCGACTGGCGGCTGCCTACCATCAAGGAGCTCTACTCCATCTGGGATGCCAGCCAGGGCTGGCCCTACCTGGACACGACCTTCTTCGCCCACGACCCGGCGGCTGTACCGCACGGGATCCTCTGGAGCAGCACCCGGTTCACCGGGCTGCTCGAGAGCACCACCGACCCGACCGTCGGCGCGGCGATGGCGTTCGGCGTGAACTTCGACACCGGCCACATCAAGGCCTACGCCATGGAGGTGGGGCCGACGCACGGCGTCCGCTGCGTCCGCGGCGACCGCTACGGCGTGAACGATCTCCAGGACCATGGCGACGGCACCATCACCGACCAGGCCACCGGGCTCATGTGGGCGCAGGCCGACAGCGGGGCCGGCATGGACTGGGAGAACGCCCTCGCCTACGCCCAGGCCATGAACGCGGCCAGCTACCTCGGGCACGCCGACTGGCGGCTCCCGAGCACCAAGGAGCTCCAGAGCATCGTGGACTACGGCCGCTCTCCCGGCGCGACCGACCCGGCCCGGATCGGTCCGGCCATCGACCCGCTGTTCAGCGCCACGCCCATCACCAACGAGGCCGGCGACGCGGACTACCCCTGGTACTGGACGGGCACGTCGGCGAAGGCTCAGGCGAGCGAGCCTTACACGTCTGCGTGGTACGTGGCCTTCGGGCGCGCCGTCGGCAGCGATGGAAGGGACCTCCACGGCGCGGGGGCGGTGCGCTTCGACGCCAAGGTCGCCGGGGCCCCTGGGGGCGAGGGCCGGTACTTCAACTTCGTCCGGCTGGTCCGGAGCGCCCGCTGA
- a CDS encoding tetratricopeptide repeat protein, whose protein sequence is MCTTPPRFALLLAALLAAPAARAERASADLFRQSYAAEARGDYAGALDLVERLGPAGEDYVGLLRKGWLHFLAGHHAPSASAYQKAAALEPAAVEPRLGAMLPLMALRRWKESQALGEEVLRLAPNDFTAVSRLAWIHFSQLQYGEAEPLYRRAVAAYPASAEMRTGLGWTLLRLGRSREARVAFEAVLAFAPDQRSAREGLSQIP, encoded by the coding sequence ATGTGCACCACACCGCCCCGCTTCGCCCTGCTCCTCGCCGCCCTGCTCGCCGCCCCGGCCGCCCGGGCCGAGCGGGCCTCCGCCGACCTCTTCCGGCAGTCCTACGCGGCCGAGGCCCGCGGCGACTATGCCGGCGCGCTCGACCTCGTGGAGCGGCTCGGCCCGGCCGGTGAGGACTACGTGGGCCTGCTCCGCAAGGGGTGGCTCCACTTCCTGGCCGGCCACCACGCCCCCTCGGCCAGCGCCTACCAGAAGGCCGCGGCGCTGGAGCCGGCGGCGGTCGAGCCGAGGCTGGGCGCCATGCTCCCGCTCATGGCGCTGCGGCGCTGGAAGGAGTCGCAGGCGCTGGGTGAGGAGGTGCTGCGGCTCGCCCCCAACGACTTCACCGCGGTGAGCCGGCTGGCCTGGATCCACTTCAGCCAGCTCCAGTACGGCGAGGCCGAGCCGCTCTACCGGCGGGCGGTGGCCGCTTACCCGGCCAGCGCCGAGATGCGCACCGGGCTCGGCTGGACGCTGCTCAGGCTGGGGCGGAGCCGCGAGGCGCGCGTGGCCTTCGAGGCGGTGCTGGCCTTCGCCCCAGATCAGCGCTCGGCGCGCGAGGGGCTGAGCCAGATCCCCTGA
- a CDS encoding urea transporter, producing MAVVTADRAALAEGVGPSPRPALHPSAAGALVAYAQVLFSDHPGVGALLLLATALSPRLGLSGLTAVLLGQALARLLSLGEAATARGRYGYNPLLVGLAVGALFEPGAGAAALLALAVVAVVFLEAALESALASVFALPLLSLPSLLVTWLALAAAPLVGVVSRTAALLTHSAPPAWLPALAALYLRSLGAIFFSPTLWAGALVLGALVLHSRIATLLSLVGFGVAAALAAGVVTLASDASLLVLCANAMLTAVAVGGVWFVPQRAAFLLAAGAALLTGVATAGATALLGPIDLPVLLLPFNVTVLVVLLALRQRVRDAAPRAVDFAAGTPEVNLAYYRTRVARFGPGHGVRFTLPFAGRWLVTQGVDGRHTHRGPWRHGLDFEVAEADGTTHAAGGLELRDHRCYRLPVLATADGTVVKVVNDVPDNAPGTRNAREPWGNVVLLQHGVGLYSLVAHLAPGTVEVREGQLVRQGARLGLCGNSGRSFVPHLHFQLQGSPRLGAPTLEATFSDVLSGGEDQPVLHRWLLPAEGQSVRALVRREEGTASFCFGIGAPFAFEVTGARGRTQREQVDSRIGLFGELFLESPSMGATLWFENHGRQFVVHDQIGRRESALHLLATAAPRVPYELPTGLRWDDVLPRRRLRPRWIRWLSDLAEPFLPEGGVAVAYTAARRGARLEIRGAGRAGGRELRTLAVFDAAGPLELEVRVGDEARRARRVEAVARG from the coding sequence GTGGCTGTCGTGACCGCCGACCGCGCCGCCCTGGCGGAGGGCGTCGGGCCGTCGCCCCGGCCAGCCCTGCACCCCTCCGCCGCCGGCGCGCTGGTGGCCTACGCCCAGGTGCTCTTCTCCGACCACCCCGGCGTCGGGGCGCTGCTGCTCCTGGCCACGGCGCTGTCGCCGCGCCTCGGCCTCTCCGGCCTGACCGCGGTGCTGCTCGGCCAGGCCCTGGCGCGGCTGCTCTCCCTCGGGGAGGCGGCCACCGCGCGCGGCCGGTACGGCTACAACCCGCTGCTGGTCGGCCTGGCCGTCGGCGCCCTCTTCGAGCCGGGGGCCGGGGCCGCGGCGCTGCTGGCGCTGGCCGTGGTGGCGGTGGTCTTCCTGGAGGCGGCCCTGGAGTCGGCGCTGGCGTCGGTCTTCGCCCTGCCCCTCCTCTCGCTCCCCTCGCTGCTGGTCACCTGGCTGGCGCTGGCCGCGGCCCCGCTGGTCGGGGTGGTCTCGCGGACGGCCGCGCTGCTCACCCACTCGGCGCCGCCGGCCTGGCTCCCGGCGCTGGCGGCGCTCTACCTGCGCAGCCTGGGGGCCATCTTCTTCTCTCCGACGCTCTGGGCCGGGGCGCTGGTGCTGGGGGCGCTGGTGCTCCACAGCCGCATCGCCACCCTGCTCTCCCTGGTCGGGTTCGGCGTCGCCGCGGCCCTGGCCGCCGGCGTGGTGACGCTGGCCAGCGACGCCTCGCTGCTGGTGCTCTGCGCCAACGCCATGCTCACTGCGGTGGCGGTGGGCGGCGTCTGGTTCGTCCCGCAGCGCGCCGCCTTCCTGCTCGCCGCCGGCGCGGCGCTGCTCACCGGGGTGGCCACCGCCGGGGCCACGGCGCTGCTCGGGCCCATCGACCTGCCGGTCCTGCTCCTCCCCTTCAACGTCACCGTGCTGGTGGTGCTGCTGGCGCTGCGGCAGCGGGTGCGCGACGCGGCGCCCAGGGCGGTGGACTTCGCCGCCGGGACGCCGGAGGTAAACCTGGCCTACTACCGGACCCGGGTGGCCCGCTTCGGGCCGGGCCACGGCGTCCGCTTCACCCTCCCCTTCGCCGGCCGCTGGCTGGTGACGCAGGGGGTGGACGGCCGGCACACCCACCGCGGCCCCTGGCGCCACGGCCTCGACTTCGAGGTGGCCGAGGCCGACGGCACCACCCACGCCGCCGGCGGGCTGGAGCTGCGCGACCACCGCTGCTACCGGCTGCCGGTGCTGGCGACGGCCGACGGCACCGTGGTGAAGGTGGTCAACGACGTGCCGGACAACGCCCCGGGCACCCGCAACGCCCGCGAGCCCTGGGGCAACGTGGTGCTGCTGCAGCACGGCGTCGGACTCTATTCGCTGGTGGCCCACCTCGCCCCGGGGACGGTGGAGGTGCGTGAGGGCCAGCTGGTCCGGCAGGGGGCGCGGCTCGGTTTGTGCGGCAACAGCGGCCGGTCCTTCGTGCCGCACCTCCACTTCCAGCTGCAGGGCAGCCCCCGGCTCGGGGCGCCCACCCTGGAGGCGACCTTCTCCGACGTGCTCTCCGGGGGCGAGGACCAGCCGGTGCTCCACCGCTGGCTGCTCCCCGCCGAGGGGCAGTCCGTCCGGGCGCTGGTGCGCCGCGAGGAGGGGACCGCCTCCTTCTGCTTCGGGATCGGCGCCCCGTTCGCCTTCGAGGTGACCGGGGCGCGGGGGCGGACGCAGCGGGAGCAGGTGGACTCCCGCATCGGCCTCTTCGGCGAGCTCTTCCTGGAGTCGCCGTCGATGGGCGCCACCCTCTGGTTCGAGAACCACGGGCGGCAGTTCGTGGTCCACGACCAGATCGGGCGCCGCGAGAGCGCGCTCCACCTGCTGGCCACCGCCGCGCCGCGGGTCCCCTACGAGCTACCGACGGGGCTGCGATGGGACGACGTGCTGCCGCGGCGGCGGCTGCGTCCGCGCTGGATCCGCTGGCTCTCCGACCTGGCCGAGCCGTTCCTCCCCGAGGGCGGGGTGGCGGTGGCCTACACCGCGGCGCGCCGCGGGGCCCGGCTGGAGATCCGCGGCGCCGGCCGCGCCGGCGGCCGCGAGCTCCGGACGCTGGCGGTCTTCGACGCCGCCGGCCCCCTGGAGCTCGAGGTTCGGGTGGGCGACGAGGCCCGCCGGGCCCGCCGGGTCGAGGCGGTGGCCCGTGGGTAG
- a CDS encoding diaminopimelate decarboxylase yields MSLVRYERPTFVRHQLGMLNKFARAQATRPLTELEGVPVRELVARYGSPLFVFSERSLVSRYRELRDALALRLPRAQLAWSYKTNYLDAICKVFHREGSWAEVVSAMELEKALHLGVPGPQILFNGPFKPDAALEKAFTVGARVHLDNFDEILRAERVAQRLDLRPTVAIRLNMAVAGTPAWSRFGFNLESGQAADAVRRLRAGDRLVLAGLHCHIGTFVQDVEAYRQEAAKMAEFANQLAREHGLHLDSLDLGGGFASRNTLHAQYLPGEQTTPAFSAYAEAIADGLGALQYPPEKAPTIFLETGRALVDESGSLVASVHANKRLPDGRRGVVLDAGVNLLFTANWYKHDVIPAQELSGTPEPTVMYGPLCMNIDVVRENLLFPPVSPGDQLVFRNVGAYNVTQWMQFIQERPAVVLISRQGEVSVIRRRETVDTLLGQEEVPAWLS; encoded by the coding sequence ATGTCACTCGTCCGCTACGAGCGCCCCACCTTCGTCCGCCACCAGCTCGGGATGCTGAACAAGTTCGCCCGCGCCCAGGCCACCCGCCCGCTCACCGAGCTCGAGGGCGTCCCGGTCCGCGAGCTGGTGGCCAGGTACGGCTCGCCGCTCTTCGTCTTCAGCGAGCGCTCGCTGGTCTCGCGCTACCGGGAGCTGCGCGACGCGCTGGCCCTGCGGCTGCCGCGGGCCCAGCTGGCCTGGTCCTACAAGACCAACTACCTCGACGCCATCTGCAAGGTCTTCCACCGCGAGGGCTCCTGGGCCGAGGTGGTCAGCGCCATGGAGCTGGAGAAGGCCCTCCACCTCGGCGTGCCCGGCCCGCAGATCCTCTTCAACGGCCCCTTCAAGCCCGACGCGGCGCTGGAGAAGGCCTTCACCGTGGGGGCCCGCGTCCACCTCGACAACTTCGACGAGATCCTGCGCGCCGAGCGGGTCGCCCAGCGGCTCGACCTGCGCCCCACGGTGGCCATCCGGCTCAACATGGCGGTGGCGGGCACCCCGGCCTGGTCCCGCTTCGGCTTCAACCTGGAGAGCGGCCAGGCCGCGGACGCGGTGCGGCGGCTCCGCGCCGGCGACCGGCTGGTGCTGGCCGGCCTGCACTGCCACATCGGCACCTTCGTGCAGGACGTGGAGGCCTACCGGCAGGAGGCGGCCAAGATGGCCGAGTTCGCCAACCAGCTGGCGCGCGAGCACGGCCTCCACCTCGACTCCCTCGACCTCGGCGGCGGCTTCGCCTCGCGCAACACCCTCCACGCACAGTACCTGCCCGGCGAGCAGACCACGCCGGCCTTCAGCGCCTACGCCGAGGCCATCGCCGACGGGCTGGGCGCCCTGCAGTACCCGCCGGAGAAGGCGCCCACCATCTTCCTGGAGACCGGCCGGGCCCTGGTGGACGAGTCTGGGTCGCTGGTGGCCAGCGTCCACGCCAACAAGCGGCTCCCCGACGGCCGCCGCGGCGTGGTGCTCGACGCCGGGGTGAACCTGCTCTTCACCGCCAACTGGTACAAACACGACGTCATCCCCGCCCAGGAGCTGAGCGGCACCCCGGAGCCGACGGTGATGTACGGCCCGCTCTGCATGAACATCGACGTGGTGCGGGAGAACCTGCTCTTCCCGCCCGTGAGCCCCGGGGACCAGCTCGTCTTCCGCAACGTCGGCGCCTACAACGTCACCCAGTGGATGCAGTTCATCCAGGAGCGGCCGGCGGTGGTGCTGATCTCCCGCCAGGGTGAGGTCTCGGTCATCCGCAGGCGCGAGACGGTCGACACCCTGCTCGGGCAGGAGGAGGTCCCGGCGTGGCTGTCGTGA
- a CDS encoding ATP-grasp domain-containing protein — translation MSRHDLTIAVTGLNATDNPGPGVAVLRSIRHEPRFSGRLIGLAYDTLDPGLYSEELGLAGAFLIPYPSQGIDALRERIRYVHSRFHLDVIIPTLDSELPSFIALEEELRALGISMYLPTREQFELRSKVRLAELGAKAGIEVPASQVLSDVRELHTVHERVSYPFMLKGIFYGAHHVASLDEALGSFHATVAKWGLPVIAQKFHAGEEYDVVAVGDGLGGLVGAVPMKKMSLTDKGKGWAGVAVNDPHLIEMTRKFMAATRWRGPCEVEVMRTPEGRYFLIEVNPRFPAWVYLAAGAGQNLPYATVQLAAGQAPAPLPDFKAGTMFVRISLDQIRSMSTFQALATTGERLAG, via the coding sequence ATGTCCAGGCACGACCTCACCATCGCCGTCACAGGGCTCAACGCCACCGACAACCCCGGCCCCGGCGTCGCCGTCCTCCGCTCCATCCGCCACGAGCCCCGCTTCTCGGGGCGGCTCATCGGCCTGGCCTACGACACCCTCGACCCCGGCCTCTACAGCGAGGAGCTCGGCCTGGCCGGCGCCTTCCTCATCCCCTACCCGAGCCAGGGCATCGACGCGCTCCGCGAGCGGATCCGCTACGTCCACTCCAGGTTCCACCTCGACGTCATCATCCCCACGCTCGACTCGGAGCTGCCCTCCTTCATCGCCCTCGAGGAGGAGCTGCGGGCGCTCGGCATCAGCATGTACCTGCCCACCCGCGAGCAGTTCGAGCTGCGCTCCAAGGTCCGGCTGGCCGAGCTCGGCGCGAAGGCCGGCATCGAGGTGCCGGCCTCGCAGGTGCTCTCCGACGTCCGCGAGCTCCACACCGTCCACGAGCGGGTCAGCTACCCGTTCATGCTCAAGGGGATCTTCTACGGCGCCCACCACGTCGCCTCGCTCGACGAGGCGCTCGGCTCCTTCCACGCCACGGTGGCGAAGTGGGGCCTCCCGGTGATCGCCCAGAAGTTCCACGCCGGCGAGGAGTACGACGTGGTGGCGGTGGGCGACGGCCTGGGCGGCCTGGTGGGCGCGGTGCCCATGAAGAAGATGTCCCTCACCGACAAGGGCAAGGGCTGGGCCGGCGTCGCGGTCAACGACCCCCACCTCATCGAGATGACCCGCAAGTTCATGGCCGCCACCCGCTGGCGCGGCCCCTGCGAGGTCGAGGTGATGCGGACCCCGGAGGGGAGGTACTTCCTCATCGAGGTCAACCCGCGCTTCCCGGCCTGGGTCTACCTCGCCGCCGGCGCCGGCCAGAACCTGCCCTACGCCACCGTGCAGCTGGCCGCCGGCCAGGCGCCGGCGCCGCTCCCCGACTTCAAGGCCGGCACCATGTTCGTCCGCATCTCGCTCGACCAGATCCGGAGCATGAGCACCTTCCAGGCGCTCGCCACCACGGGCGAGCGGCTCGCTGGCTGA
- a CDS encoding HPr-rel-A system PqqD family peptide chaperone, whose amino-acid sequence MTDRTQRLKDLAVSESGFLFDPYTGLTFSLNQTGRFILERLRGGLTEPAIRQALEAGYQTGPGDDPLRDVREFLEQLRESGLLPAEERP is encoded by the coding sequence GTGACCGACCGGACGCAGCGCCTCAAGGACCTCGCCGTCAGCGAGAGTGGCTTCCTCTTCGACCCCTACACGGGGCTCACCTTCAGCCTGAACCAGACGGGCCGGTTCATCCTCGAGCGGCTGCGGGGCGGGCTCACCGAGCCGGCCATCCGCCAGGCCCTCGAGGCTGGCTACCAGACCGGGCCCGGCGACGACCCGCTCCGCGACGTCCGCGAGTTCCTGGAGCAGCTCCGCGAGAGCGGGCTGCTCCCCGCCGAAGAGCGCCCCTAG